A region from the Kineothrix sp. IPX-CK genome encodes:
- a CDS encoding radical SAM protein, translated as MDLRDCTICPRNCHTDRVAGQLGYCRQTNEIKAARAALHMWEEPCISGQTGSGTVFFSGCNMGCVFCQNHTISKGITGKGISILRLAEIFLNLQDQGACNINLVTPSHFVPQIIDALIKAKDMGLSIPVVYNTSSYEKVETLKHLEGLVDIYLPDLKYFSPALSKKYSYAEDYFYYAKPAIAEMVRQT; from the coding sequence ATGGATTTGCGAGATTGTACGATTTGTCCCAGAAACTGTCATACAGACAGAGTCGCAGGACAGCTGGGATACTGCAGACAGACAAATGAAATAAAGGCCGCGAGAGCTGCCCTTCACATGTGGGAGGAGCCTTGCATTTCAGGACAGACCGGTTCGGGTACTGTCTTTTTTTCAGGCTGTAACATGGGCTGTGTGTTCTGCCAGAACCATACGATATCAAAGGGGATTACCGGAAAAGGCATATCTATCCTGCGGCTTGCGGAGATTTTTCTTAATCTTCAAGATCAGGGGGCATGCAATATCAATCTGGTCACGCCTTCCCACTTCGTTCCCCAGATAATAGATGCTTTGATAAAGGCAAAGGATATGGGCCTCTCCATCCCGGTGGTTTATAATACCAGCTCTTATGAAAAGGTGGAAACTTTGAAACATCTGGAGGGCTTGGTGGATATATACCTGCCCGATCTAAAATACTTTTCTCCCGCCCTTAGCAAAAAATATTCTTACGCTGAAGATTATTTTTATTATGCCAAACCTGCCATAGCAGAAATGGTACGTCAGACATGA
- the tadA gene encoding tRNA adenosine(34) deaminase TadA — protein sequence MDIHEKYMKEALKEAKKAYALGEVPIGCVIVHENKIIGRGYNRRNTDKTALAHAEITAIKKASKKISDWRLEECTLYVTLEPCQMCSGAIVQARIPEVVMGSMNPKAGCGGSILNILETPQFNHQATVTRGVLEKECSDMLTAFFKELRVRNKEEKLMRRVY from the coding sequence ATGGATATACATGAAAAATATATGAAAGAAGCGCTGAAAGAAGCAAAAAAGGCATATGCGCTGGGAGAAGTTCCTATCGGCTGTGTCATTGTTCACGAAAACAAAATTATTGGGCGTGGATATAACAGGCGTAATACGGATAAGACGGCTCTCGCACATGCGGAAATTACCGCTATCAAAAAAGCCAGCAAAAAAATCAGCGACTGGCGGCTGGAAGAATGTACGCTTTATGTCACCCTGGAGCCTTGCCAGATGTGTTCAGGGGCTATCGTTCAGGCGCGCATTCCCGAGGTGGTCATGGGGAGCATGAATCCTAAGGCGGGCTGCGGCGGTTCCATCTTGAATATTCTGGAAACTCCCCAGTTCAACCATCAGGCGACGGTAACCCGCGGAGTCCTGGAAAAGGAATGCAGCGATATGCTGACTGCATTTTTTAAGGAGCTGCGGGTGCGCAACAAGGAAGAGAAGTTAATGCGCCGGGTTTATTGA
- a CDS encoding anaerobic ribonucleoside-triphosphate reductase activating protein: MRIHGLNKTTLLDYPGHVAATIFLGRCNFRCPYCHNGGLVLDPDSQPLIPETEVLSFLKKRIGILTGVCITGGEPTLEPALSQFICNIKELGYFVKLDTNGYKPEVIEKLLEENLLDYIAMDVKNSLEKYGQTVGVEHIDTGKITKSIQVIMNSSVPYEFRTTVVKEFHTKQDLFALAEEIKGAKAYFLQSYKDSEQAIQQGFHAYEKEELEEIAKVLLPIIPNIKLRGID, encoded by the coding sequence ATACGAATTCACGGCTTAAATAAAACCACCCTTTTAGACTACCCGGGACATGTGGCAGCGACGATATTTCTTGGAAGATGCAATTTCAGATGCCCTTATTGCCATAATGGAGGTCTGGTTCTTGACCCTGACAGCCAGCCGCTTATACCTGAGACGGAAGTGCTCTCCTTCCTGAAAAAGAGAATCGGAATACTGACTGGCGTATGTATCACTGGCGGTGAGCCTACGCTGGAGCCGGCACTTTCACAATTTATATGCAACATCAAAGAGCTTGGCTACTTTGTAAAGCTGGACACCAACGGCTACAAGCCGGAGGTCATCGAGAAACTGCTGGAAGAAAACCTCCTCGACTATATTGCCATGGATGTAAAAAACAGTTTGGAAAAATACGGCCAAACTGTGGGTGTAGAGCACATCGACACGGGAAAAATAACAAAGTCCATCCAGGTTATTATGAACAGTTCCGTTCCCTATGAGTTTCGGACCACCGTAGTAAAGGAATTCCACACGAAACAAGACCTGTTCGCTCTTGCGGAAGAAATAAAAGGTGCAAAAGCCTACTTCCTCCAAAGCTACAAAGACAGTGAACAAGCCATTCAGCAAGGCTTTCATGCTTATGAAAAAGAAGAACTGGAAGAGATTGCGAAGGTGCTGCTCCCAATTATCCCCAATATAAAACTCAGAGGAATAGACTGA
- a CDS encoding ABC transporter substrate-binding protein: MKRKLLVTLLTTAMTISILAGCGSTTSTEATAPAADTAAEETATPAEETADTADDTASTEPVTLKVFSNLPDRKNGQGLVEQMIIDEYTAANPNVTIEVEALDEEAYKTKFKAYAMDGMPDVVSIWGQPSFLDDVLNAGVLAELNEADYADYGFVSGSLDGFKKDGKLYGLPRNTDIMAFYYNQKMFEDNGWKVPATYDELLALADDINAAGIVPVAMDGGDGWPMAIYLTDLIVKINGTHGDIVSEAIANADFSNPVFKQATELFAQSAQAGLFQTGYDSQDYATAMNLFTNGQAAMFYMGSWESSMALNQDISEDIRTNIRAFTMPVVDGGKGKATDIAAWNGGGYAVSASSEVKNEAIKFLNYLYQPDKLSKYGWENGVGMSAQDQTAYMSGSETDLQKQFMDILNNATSVSGTPINDCGPSVFKTVMESEIQNASNGTTSAEDFLTSIGNACK, from the coding sequence ATGAAACGAAAATTACTGGTAACGTTACTTACCACAGCCATGACGATCAGCATTCTTGCAGGCTGCGGCAGCACTACCTCTACTGAAGCTACAGCTCCTGCGGCCGACACTGCTGCGGAAGAAACAGCGACCCCTGCAGAAGAAACAGCAGATACGGCGGACGACACAGCATCTACAGAGCCCGTTACACTGAAGGTTTTCTCCAACCTTCCTGATAGAAAGAACGGTCAGGGATTGGTGGAACAAATGATCATTGACGAATATACGGCGGCTAACCCCAATGTAACCATCGAGGTGGAAGCTCTCGATGAAGAAGCATATAAGACGAAATTCAAAGCATATGCTATGGATGGTATGCCGGATGTAGTGAGCATCTGGGGACAGCCCTCCTTCTTGGACGATGTGCTTAACGCAGGCGTTCTCGCAGAGCTGAATGAAGCGGATTATGCGGATTACGGATTTGTTTCCGGATCTCTGGACGGCTTTAAGAAAGACGGAAAGCTCTATGGACTTCCGAGAAACACAGATATTATGGCCTTCTATTACAATCAGAAAATGTTCGAGGATAACGGCTGGAAGGTGCCTGCTACCTACGACGAGCTATTGGCATTAGCGGATGATATCAACGCGGCAGGCATTGTGCCGGTAGCTATGGACGGAGGAGACGGATGGCCGATGGCAATTTACCTCACAGACCTGATCGTGAAGATTAACGGCACTCATGGCGATATTGTTTCCGAAGCTATTGCAAACGCTGATTTTTCCAATCCGGTATTCAAGCAGGCGACAGAACTTTTTGCACAGTCGGCTCAGGCAGGATTATTCCAGACAGGATATGATTCTCAGGACTACGCGACGGCAATGAATCTTTTCACCAACGGTCAGGCGGCGATGTTCTACATGGGAAGCTGGGAATCTTCCATGGCTCTCAACCAGGACATCAGCGAAGACATCCGTACCAATATCAGAGCGTTCACCATGCCTGTAGTTGACGGCGGCAAAGGTAAGGCTACCGATATCGCAGCATGGAATGGCGGTGGATACGCGGTTTCCGCAAGCTCCGAGGTGAAGAATGAAGCAATCAAATTCTTAAACTACTTATATCAGCCCGATAAGTTATCCAAGTACGGCTGGGAAAATGGTGTGGGTATGTCCGCTCAGGACCAGACTGCTTACATGAGCGGCAGTGAGACTGATTTGCAGAAGCAGTTCATGGATATTCTGAATAACGCTACCAGCGTTTCCGGAACACCAATTAATGATTGCGGACCTTCTGTATTTAAGACAGTGATGGAAAGCGAGATCCAGAATGCTTCTAACGGAACGACAAGCGCAGAAGATTTCCTCACTTCCATTGGAAATGCCTGCAAATAA
- a CDS encoding sugar ABC transporter permease, with the protein MQKLYSNKMVIFSLVLPGLLVFLFAILAPICLSVYYGFTSYTGMGQAEWIGWENYKTLLRDANFGRSLTNSLLLAIGFIFIQHPIAIIVAAVLDKLQGKAEGIFRCIYFIPNVISVAVIAYLWKFIYNPDFGLLNNVLKAFGYQGKINWFSNDTAIWSVLVVLIWHGFGWGMLIYYTGIKNIDPVLYEAASIDGADQVSTFLRITLPLMKPVIQVNVTMAIISALKQMETVYLLTNGGPGNSTQFAANYLYQQAFKAFRYGYGNAIGVVFIIICLLVTVFLNKAFADKEPAYKGG; encoded by the coding sequence ATGCAAAAACTATATAGCAATAAAATGGTGATATTTTCCCTGGTATTGCCCGGATTGCTGGTATTTCTCTTTGCGATACTGGCTCCCATCTGCCTAAGCGTATATTACGGTTTTACATCGTATACAGGAATGGGTCAGGCGGAGTGGATTGGATGGGAGAACTATAAGACGCTTTTACGCGATGCGAACTTCGGGCGTTCCCTCACGAACTCCCTTCTTCTTGCCATAGGTTTTATTTTTATCCAGCATCCCATTGCTATAATAGTTGCGGCTGTTCTGGATAAATTGCAGGGAAAGGCGGAAGGGATATTTCGCTGCATTTATTTCATACCTAATGTTATATCCGTAGCCGTTATCGCTTATCTTTGGAAATTCATTTACAACCCGGATTTCGGCTTGCTGAATAATGTGCTGAAAGCATTCGGCTATCAGGGTAAAATCAACTGGTTCAGCAACGATACGGCGATCTGGTCCGTGTTGGTAGTACTCATCTGGCATGGCTTCGGCTGGGGCATGTTGATTTATTATACCGGAATCAAAAATATCGATCCCGTTCTATATGAAGCAGCATCCATTGACGGCGCAGATCAAGTATCCACCTTTTTAAGGATCACCTTGCCTCTCATGAAGCCCGTCATTCAGGTAAACGTGACTATGGCTATTATCTCTGCCTTAAAGCAGATGGAGACCGTATACCTGCTTACCAACGGAGGGCCGGGCAACAGTACGCAGTTTGCGGCGAACTACCTATACCAGCAGGCATTCAAGGCCTTCCGCTATGGCTACGGCAATGCAATCGGCGTGGTATTCATTATCATTTGTCTACTGGTAACGGTATTTCTGAATAAAGCATTCGCGGACAAAGAACCGGCATATAAAGGAGGCTGA
- a CDS encoding carbohydrate ABC transporter permease — MKEKKTIGSTVKRTFLWVILIAVAVVQIFPLIWLLDFSLASSNEMFTTGLLIIPKKIQWGNYVKAFVDGHFLLYLKNSILINGLAVLLVILISIMAAFACKRMKWKLAGTVKTLLLIGMMIPIHATLLPNYKIYNAVDLTDTIWALLIPYVAFSLPQGLFLMTSFLEAVPVELEEAAVVDGCGIYRIVFGIVTPLLKPSIATVAIMTFLNNWNEFMMASTYLSSPKWKTLPFSVLEFTGQYSSNYAVQFAVMSLTAAPAVIVYILLNKHITKGVAMGAVKG, encoded by the coding sequence ATGAAAGAAAAAAAGACGATAGGAAGTACAGTAAAAAGAACTTTCTTATGGGTTATCCTCATCGCGGTGGCGGTCGTGCAGATATTCCCGCTGATCTGGCTGTTGGATTTCTCTCTTGCCAGCAGCAATGAAATGTTTACCACAGGGCTTTTGATCATACCGAAGAAAATCCAGTGGGGCAATTATGTGAAAGCCTTTGTTGACGGACATTTTCTTCTCTATTTGAAAAATAGCATATTAATTAACGGACTTGCCGTTTTGCTGGTTATTCTCATTTCCATCATGGCCGCCTTCGCCTGCAAAAGAATGAAGTGGAAGCTTGCCGGAACGGTAAAGACACTTCTGCTTATCGGTATGATGATTCCTATCCATGCGACGCTCCTTCCTAACTACAAGATATACAATGCGGTAGATCTGACGGATACCATATGGGCGCTTCTCATTCCCTATGTGGCTTTTTCGCTGCCGCAGGGCTTATTCCTTATGACCAGTTTTTTAGAAGCGGTGCCCGTGGAGCTGGAGGAAGCGGCGGTGGTGGACGGCTGCGGTATTTACCGCATCGTATTCGGTATCGTGACACCCCTTCTTAAGCCCTCTATCGCAACGGTAGCTATCATGACCTTCTTGAATAACTGGAACGAGTTCATGATGGCAAGCACCTATTTAAGCTCGCCCAAGTGGAAGACTCTTCCCTTCTCGGTATTAGAATTTACCGGGCAATATTCCTCCAATTATGCGGTGCAGTTCGCAGTCATGTCGTTGACGGCAGCGCCTGCGGTCATCGTCTACATTCTTTTGAACAAACACATTACAAAAGGGGTAGCCATGGGAGCGGTAAAAGGATAA
- a CDS encoding sensor histidine kinase, giving the protein MIRIKEMLMKRIDRLTVYFNIRQKIIFYVYLVISPILILITTFILISNYKDTKNQQIEADSNVVRSLDKSIGVIQTELSDLSVYICINSDIGAILTNGRPEELNEDSRLWYNRAPMKIIQDIIALKGYIKTMAIYPENGVNSYLRCIDSSVHLSDIEAVRQTDTYKKAVEMKGDIVWKRVSQGSGSIYQANYADKIVMCREIFDMSKKEKLGYLVLGVNEEKYIDLCKNAIQQENEGIVILSCEGSELTRYGTVDEKILSYISSEEYLKQDHKKRAVYFEHDSYNVFCSQEQKKGVIVCKMVPKSNSDKQLNNIIITPILMLIGMLVGLWPLLELISNIISRPLQRLCVAMNKFQGGDFNQQVAVESRDEIGEVTACFNQMVLSIKELIDRNYVMALKEKESELSALQAQINPHFLYNTLDSLYWRTQSEGNDELAEDILALSQLFRLVLGQGKGIIPVRMEKELIANYLHIQKMRFNKRLKFEINIDEDIMEEFIPKLILQPFVENAIVHGFENSEKGGFLKITGKRQENNLVFSIRDNGIGMTEEQIAAIWNVEDSKRYAGQRIGRYAIKNVRERLELKYREDFSLMITSRPSEGTEVTIVLGGFGTNMN; this is encoded by the coding sequence ATGATTAGAATAAAAGAAATGTTGATGAAAAGAATCGACCGCCTGACGGTATATTTCAATATAAGGCAGAAAATTATATTCTATGTGTATCTGGTCATCAGCCCGATACTGATATTGATTACTACCTTTATTCTGATCAGTAATTATAAAGATACGAAGAATCAGCAGATAGAAGCCGATAGCAACGTGGTAAGAAGTCTGGATAAGAGCATCGGAGTTATCCAGACAGAATTATCCGACTTATCGGTCTATATTTGTATTAACAGCGATATAGGCGCCATTCTTACAAACGGTCGTCCGGAGGAGCTGAACGAGGACTCCAGGCTGTGGTATAACAGAGCGCCCATGAAGATTATTCAGGACATCATTGCTCTGAAGGGCTATATCAAGACTATGGCCATTTACCCGGAAAACGGCGTGAACTCTTATCTGCGATGCATCGATTCCAGCGTACACCTTTCGGATATCGAAGCGGTAAGGCAGACTGATACCTATAAAAAGGCGGTGGAAATGAAGGGGGACATAGTCTGGAAGCGTGTAAGCCAGGGAAGCGGCAGCATCTATCAGGCCAACTATGCGGATAAGATCGTGATGTGCAGAGAAATCTTCGATATGTCCAAAAAAGAAAAGCTAGGCTATCTGGTACTTGGTGTCAACGAGGAAAAATACATCGATTTATGTAAAAATGCCATTCAGCAGGAAAATGAAGGAATCGTTATCCTGAGCTGCGAGGGCAGTGAACTGACCCGCTACGGCACGGTGGACGAGAAAATTCTTTCCTACATATCCAGCGAGGAATACCTGAAGCAGGACCATAAGAAAAGAGCCGTTTATTTCGAGCATGATTCCTACAACGTATTTTGCAGCCAAGAGCAGAAAAAGGGTGTTATCGTCTGCAAGATGGTGCCTAAGAGTAACAGCGACAAACAGCTTAACAACATTATCATAACTCCTATTTTAATGCTTATTGGAATGCTTGTGGGCCTATGGCCGCTTCTGGAGCTGATTTCCAACATCATTTCCAGACCCCTGCAGCGCCTCTGCGTAGCTATGAACAAATTCCAGGGAGGCGATTTCAACCAGCAGGTGGCGGTGGAATCCCGGGACGAAATAGGGGAAGTGACCGCCTGCTTCAACCAGATGGTTTTATCCATAAAGGAATTGATCGACCGCAATTATGTCATGGCGCTGAAAGAGAAAGAGAGTGAACTCAGTGCCCTTCAGGCTCAGATTAACCCACACTTTTTATACAACACGCTGGATTCTCTTTACTGGCGTACTCAAAGCGAGGGCAACGATGAGCTGGCAGAGGACATTCTGGCTCTTTCCCAGCTTTTCCGTCTGGTACTTGGGCAGGGTAAGGGTATCATTCCTGTAAGAATGGAAAAAGAGCTTATTGCTAATTATCTTCACATACAGAAAATGCGCTTCAATAAACGTTTGAAATTTGAAATCAATATAGACGAGGACATCATGGAGGAATTCATTCCCAAGCTCATTCTGCAGCCCTTCGTGGAAAATGCTATCGTTCATGGCTTCGAGAACTCGGAAAAGGGAGGCTTTCTTAAAATAACCGGAAAGCGTCAGGAGAATAATTTGGTCTTCTCCATCCGGGATAACGGGATCGGAATGACTGAGGAACAAATTGCTGCTATTTGGAACGTGGAGGACTCAAAGCGCTATGCGGGACAGAGAATCGGCCGTTACGCAATCAAAAATGTAAGAGAGAGGCTGGAACTAAAATATCGGGAAGATTTCAGTCTGATGATTACAAGTCGTCCCTCCGAAGGCACTGAGGTCACTATCGTTCTGGGAGGGTTTGGCACTAACATGAACTGA
- a CDS encoding response regulator transcription factor — MGIKLLVVDDEDNIRNGISNYIRLHSDRIDRIYTACNGQEAIDLILRYRPELMLLDVQMPGKDGLEVMKEVDALELLPVTIILSGYDEFRYAQTALKYGVKEYVLKPCRSTEILRLVNEAVDSVIGKEKKESVREDVTDNHLVNRAVEYIKEHYNENLTLAGVANQVDITASYLSALFSSSMDCCFVDYLNGIRVEHACFYLKQNRLKIYEIAFKVGFHDEKYFSKVFKRVKGMSPARFRKEGEAEEIM, encoded by the coding sequence ATGGGAATAAAATTACTGGTGGTGGATGATGAAGATAACATCCGCAACGGAATCTCCAATTACATAAGGCTCCACAGTGACCGCATCGACCGCATATATACCGCATGCAACGGGCAGGAAGCCATCGACTTGATCCTGCGTTATCGTCCGGAGCTGATGCTTCTGGACGTTCAGATGCCTGGAAAGGATGGGCTGGAGGTCATGAAAGAGGTAGACGCACTGGAGCTTCTTCCTGTCACCATTATTTTAAGCGGCTACGACGAATTCAGATATGCCCAGACCGCTTTGAAGTATGGAGTAAAGGAATATGTACTCAAGCCTTGCCGTTCCACAGAGATACTCCGCCTCGTCAACGAAGCCGTAGATTCGGTCATCGGGAAGGAGAAGAAGGAAAGCGTCAGAGAGGATGTGACCGATAACCATCTTGTTAACCGGGCAGTGGAATATATCAAGGAGCATTATAACGAGAACCTCACTCTCGCCGGTGTAGCGAATCAGGTGGATATTACGGCGAGCTATCTATCTGCTCTCTTTTCCAGCAGTATGGATTGTTGTTTTGTGGATTATCTGAACGGAATCCGGGTGGAGCACGCCTGCTTCTATTTAAAGCAGAACCGGCTGAAAATATACGAAATCGCCTTTAAGGTAGGATTCCATGATGAGAAATATTTTTCCAAGGTATTCAAGCGGGTAAAAGGGATGTCTCCTGCCCGGTTCAGAAAGGAGGGAGAGGCGGAGGAAATCATGTGA
- a CDS encoding ABC transporter substrate-binding protein, with the protein MKKKAVKRILGIVCCMTLSMSMLAGCGSADQTTATEATQETTAADETKTEAEAQEPAEAQPVEVTLGIWPEDTLADDIAMHEGFVETMKTKDPNVTYTPAYYKYATDTFMPMVESGNCPTVFESWFTEPQKLIASKAVANITSDLEEKGWLNSMNPSIKELLSDKDGNIYGIPRDGYALGLMLNVELFEEAGLVDADGYPLYPKTMDELAQAAKTIKDKTGAAGFVLLAKDNAGGWHFSNIAWNFGATLCIDNGDGTFTSNLNSPEAIEAMEFVKSLKWDYDVLTADPTNEDWGTGFTQLGTGNAAMYIAANDAVNQPTQVNGLPVDKLAMCAIPEGPGGQYSLFGGTPYMFSKDAAPEQIGAALDYIEVMGKGPSVSEDAIAGMQADAENKSAAGVPVIPRFPCWTDQAILDAEAKIIEEYGNVDTKMFQPYFDATSSEGLRSEEPGLTQDMYGELTKVLQSVITDKNADVTALMNTANDNYQKLLDDTYSAN; encoded by the coding sequence ATGAAGAAGAAAGCAGTAAAAAGAATTTTAGGTATTGTATGCTGTATGACATTGTCGATGTCTATGCTTGCCGGATGCGGCAGCGCGGATCAGACGACAGCTACGGAAGCGACGCAGGAAACTACGGCGGCAGATGAAACAAAGACTGAAGCAGAGGCGCAAGAGCCTGCGGAAGCACAACCGGTGGAAGTAACCCTCGGAATCTGGCCGGAGGATACCCTGGCGGACGATATCGCAATGCACGAAGGTTTTGTTGAGACGATGAAAACGAAGGATCCGAATGTTACATATACCCCGGCTTATTACAAATATGCCACGGACACATTCATGCCTATGGTAGAATCCGGCAACTGTCCTACCGTATTCGAGTCATGGTTCACGGAGCCTCAGAAGCTGATCGCCAGCAAGGCGGTAGCTAACATAACCTCTGATTTGGAAGAAAAGGGATGGCTGAATTCCATGAATCCTTCCATTAAGGAATTATTGTCCGATAAGGACGGCAACATCTACGGTATTCCCCGTGACGGTTATGCGCTTGGTCTTATGCTGAACGTAGAGCTTTTTGAGGAAGCAGGTCTGGTGGATGCGGATGGTTATCCGCTTTATCCTAAGACGATGGATGAACTGGCACAGGCAGCTAAGACCATCAAAGACAAGACCGGAGCAGCAGGCTTTGTATTGTTGGCGAAAGACAACGCAGGCGGATGGCATTTTTCCAATATAGCATGGAATTTCGGTGCTACGCTCTGTATCGATAACGGCGACGGAACCTTTACCTCCAACTTGAATTCTCCGGAAGCGATCGAAGCGATGGAGTTTGTGAAGTCTTTGAAATGGGATTATGACGTGCTTACCGCAGATCCTACCAATGAAGACTGGGGAACGGGCTTTACACAGCTTGGAACCGGCAATGCGGCTATGTATATTGCGGCCAACGATGCGGTAAACCAGCCTACACAGGTGAACGGACTTCCCGTAGACAAACTGGCAATGTGCGCGATTCCGGAAGGCCCCGGCGGTCAGTATTCCTTATTCGGCGGTACTCCTTATATGTTCTCTAAGGATGCGGCTCCGGAACAGATCGGTGCAGCTTTGGATTATATCGAAGTAATGGGCAAAGGCCCCTCCGTATCGGAAGATGCGATAGCTGGTATGCAGGCAGACGCTGAGAATAAATCGGCCGCAGGAGTTCCGGTTATTCCCAGATTCCCTTGCTGGACCGATCAGGCTATCCTGGATGCGGAAGCAAAAATTATAGAAGAGTACGGCAATGTGGATACAAAGATGTTCCAGCCTTACTTCGATGCTACCTCCTCAGAAGGTCTTCGCTCGGAAGAGCCTGGATTAACGCAGGATATGTACGGCGAGCTCACCAAGGTGTTACAGTCCGTTATTACGGATAAAAATGCCGATGTAACGGCTCTTATGAACACGGCGAACGACAACTATCAGAAGCTTCTTGACGATACTTATTCAGCAAACTAA
- a CDS encoding sugar ABC transporter permease — MRKRKSFKKRDLLGWLVMLPTLLLFAFYVWEPLLENVRLSMFSAIRYELQEFVAFDNYIKVINNPDFIAAFKNTFSYTLWSLVIGFLVPIALGILISETVRFKGLFRVGIYFPNIVPGLATVWIWSFFFNPGKTGVLNIILSKFGIDPQLWLTNPHWTIPLIIITLTWKSAGATALIYMANISSISPDLYEAATIDGAGIRQRIRHITLPSVFSLAKTLLLLQIISVFQILYEPMVMTNGGPNNASISLMMLMYRYAFRDFDFPAGAALSVMICIVLIILSGIYTAATKKKED; from the coding sequence ATGCGCAAACGTAAATCATTTAAAAAAAGAGACTTACTGGGCTGGCTTGTAATGCTTCCTACATTGTTGCTATTTGCTTTTTATGTATGGGAGCCGCTGTTGGAAAATGTCAGACTTTCCATGTTCAGCGCAATCAGATATGAGCTGCAGGAATTTGTCGCCTTTGACAATTACATAAAAGTAATCAACAACCCGGATTTCATAGCGGCATTTAAGAATACGTTCAGCTATACGCTATGGTCTTTAGTCATAGGATTTCTGGTGCCCATCGCACTGGGTATTTTAATTTCAGAGACCGTAAGGTTCAAAGGTCTTTTCAGAGTAGGAATTTACTTTCCCAACATTGTCCCCGGTCTGGCGACCGTATGGATTTGGAGCTTTTTCTTCAATCCGGGCAAGACGGGAGTTTTGAATATAATTTTATCGAAGTTCGGAATCGATCCTCAGCTTTGGCTGACCAATCCCCACTGGACGATTCCTCTTATTATCATTACCCTGACATGGAAGAGTGCCGGAGCTACCGCCCTCATCTATATGGCGAACATAAGCAGTATCAGCCCTGACCTGTATGAGGCGGCTACCATAGACGGTGCGGGCATCAGGCAAAGGATCAGGCATATTACCCTGCCCAGTGTATTTTCACTGGCGAAGACGCTGTTACTGCTGCAGATCATATCGGTGTTCCAGATTTTGTATGAGCCCATGGTTATGACAAACGGCGGGCCGAATAACGCCAGCATTTCGCTGATGATGCTCATGTATCGCTATGCGTTCCGCGACTTTGACTTCCCCGCAGGCGCAGCGCTGTCCGTCATGATTTGTATCGTGCTTATCATACTCAGCGGTATTTATACGGCAGCAACGAAAAAGAAAGAAGATTAG